In Edaphobacter paludis, a single window of DNA contains:
- a CDS encoding alpha-galactosidase, translating into MNESYDASHTFSLCQRQLRRVARTCAFAILLCLVSQASIATAETGTASIRFDAATRIFRIDAADTSYVLGINEHQQIQSLYWGKRLGANDSFPAAKAMPGAAAFDLPITTTPHEFVGWGGGLYVEPDLKITFPDGNRDLELKYVSHHIDGDKLSIVTKDISRDVYVTLQYQADAETGILRRSAEIENRTDAPFTVEQAAAATWNLPRGTDYRLRYLTGRWAGEWNVQEQAVHPGKTVLESRRGTTGAQNNPWFAIDHEGNNDQDTGGVWFGALGWSGSWQISVEQDLLQQVRVTGGFNAFDFGYRLQKGERLQTPYFYGGYSSHGIGGASRLLHRFEIDSLLPHAPTPKLRPVLYNSWEATEFRVDEPGQMALAEKAASIGVERFVMDDGWFGQRKDDHAGLGDWYVNPQKFPHGLKPLIDKVHSLNMDFGLWVEPEMVNPNSDLYRKHPDWVLNFAGRPRTEGRNQLVLNLARPDVRAYVYGFLDKLLTENDIAFLKWDYNRNWSEPGWPAVAPEDQKKVYVDFINNLYSILAELRAKHPNVEIESCSGGGSRVDLGVMKLTDEFWTSDNTDAYDRLLIQNGFTYAYSPGVMMAWVTDSPTWVNQRTLSLEYRFLSSMQGSLGIGANLNKWTPEDFATAKKMVAQYKAIRETVQRGALYRLITPEDNSEQSVTESVSRDGKQAVTFAFLHSSRERYPFPRIYLRGLDAGATYRLAALDGKLAGDTPDSASGAYWMNRGVDVQLNGDFQAAAFTLQRVE; encoded by the coding sequence ATGAACGAGAGTTACGACGCATCACATACTTTTTCACTATGCCAGCGCCAACTCCGCCGCGTCGCACGGACTTGTGCCTTTGCCATTCTGCTTTGCCTCGTCTCGCAGGCTTCCATTGCCACGGCGGAGACCGGGACCGCCTCGATTCGATTTGACGCTGCAACCCGCATCTTCCGTATCGATGCCGCTGACACCAGCTACGTTCTTGGCATTAACGAGCATCAGCAGATCCAGTCGCTCTACTGGGGCAAGCGGCTGGGCGCCAATGACAGCTTTCCAGCCGCCAAGGCCATGCCCGGCGCAGCAGCATTCGACCTCCCCATTACGACGACCCCGCATGAGTTCGTCGGTTGGGGCGGCGGCCTGTATGTCGAACCCGATCTCAAGATCACGTTCCCAGACGGCAATCGCGACCTTGAGCTCAAGTATGTCTCGCACCACATCGATGGCGACAAGCTTAGCATCGTCACGAAGGACATCTCGCGCGACGTCTACGTCACGCTGCAATATCAGGCCGATGCAGAAACCGGCATTCTGCGCCGTTCTGCCGAGATTGAAAACCGCACCGACGCACCTTTCACCGTCGAACAGGCCGCCGCTGCGACCTGGAACCTGCCGCGTGGCACCGACTATCGCCTGCGTTACCTGACCGGACGTTGGGCAGGTGAGTGGAACGTGCAGGAGCAGGCAGTTCATCCGGGCAAGACGGTGCTCGAGAGCCGTCGCGGTACCACCGGTGCACAGAACAATCCCTGGTTTGCAATCGACCACGAAGGCAACAACGATCAGGATACCGGTGGCGTCTGGTTCGGAGCGCTCGGTTGGAGCGGATCGTGGCAGATCTCAGTCGAACAGGACCTGCTGCAACAGGTGCGCGTCACCGGCGGCTTCAACGCCTTTGACTTCGGCTATCGTCTCCAGAAAGGCGAGCGACTTCAGACGCCGTACTTCTACGGCGGCTACTCGAGCCACGGCATCGGCGGCGCATCGCGTCTACTGCACCGCTTCGAGATCGATTCGTTGCTGCCTCATGCACCGACGCCGAAGCTGCGCCCGGTCCTTTACAACTCATGGGAGGCGACGGAGTTTCGTGTAGACGAACCGGGCCAGATGGCGCTCGCCGAAAAGGCCGCCAGCATTGGCGTTGAGCGCTTCGTGATGGACGATGGCTGGTTCGGGCAGCGCAAGGACGATCACGCGGGCCTAGGCGACTGGTATGTGAATCCGCAGAAATTTCCCCACGGTCTCAAACCGCTCATCGACAAAGTCCACTCGCTCAACATGGACTTCGGTTTGTGGGTCGAGCCAGAGATGGTTAACCCCAACAGCGATCTCTACCGTAAGCATCCCGACTGGGTGTTGAACTTTGCCGGGCGGCCACGCACCGAGGGACGTAATCAGTTAGTGCTGAACCTGGCACGGCCAGACGTGCGCGCTTATGTCTATGGCTTCCTCGACAAGCTCCTCACCGAGAACGACATAGCGTTTCTCAAGTGGGACTACAACCGCAACTGGTCCGAACCAGGCTGGCCTGCCGTCGCGCCAGAAGACCAGAAGAAGGTCTACGTCGATTTCATTAACAATCTCTACTCCATTCTCGCGGAGCTGCGCGCGAAGCATCCAAACGTCGAGATTGAAAGCTGCTCCGGTGGCGGCAGCCGTGTTGATCTCGGCGTCATGAAGCTTACCGATGAGTTCTGGACCTCCGACAACACCGACGCTTATGACCGGCTCCTCATCCAGAACGGCTTCACCTATGCCTATTCCCCAGGCGTGATGATGGCCTGGGTTACCGACTCGCCCACATGGGTCAACCAGCGCACTCTCTCGTTGGAATATCGCTTCCTCTCTTCTATGCAGGGATCGCTTGGCATCGGAGCCAATCTGAATAAGTGGACACCGGAAGACTTCGCCACAGCGAAGAAGATGGTGGCGCAATACAAGGCGATCCGCGAGACCGTACAGCGCGGAGCGTTGTATCGGCTCATCACGCCAGAGGACAACAGCGAGCAGTCGGTAACGGAATCCGTCTCACGCGACGGTAAGCAGGCTGTCACCTTTGCCTTCCTGCACTCCAGCCGCGAGAGATATCCCTTTCCGCGCATCTATCTGCGCGGGCTCGATGCAGGTGCAACGTATCGGTTGGCGGCGCTGGACGGAAAACTGGCAGGCGATACGCCTGACTCCGCGAGCGGAGCGTACTGGATGAATCGGGGAGTTGACGTTCAGCTTAACGGCGATTTCCAGGCAGCGGCGTTCACCCTGCAGCGGGTTGAATAA
- the glgX gene encoding glycogen debranching protein GlgX, with amino-acid sequence MPYEIQEGYSTKRGATWDGKGVNFALFSRNATKVELCLFSEDGKTELERIVLPEHTNEIWHGYVQDIGPAQRYGYRVYGPYEPENGHRFNPNKLLLDPYAQAHIGELIWDPAIFGYNMESMDDLTFDERDSAPFVPKCIVVDPNFDFTGERGRKCIHWDETIFYEAHVKGFTKLRQDIPEHLRGTYAGLAQQPVIDYIKSLGVTSVELLPIHTFVNDSQLLEKGLVNYWGYNSIGFFAPDPRYAADRPNTLREFKEMIARYHEAGLEIILDVVYNHTAEGNEKGPTISFKGIDNASYYRLLPDQPRYYINETGTGNTLNVDHPRVLQLVMDSLRYWVESTSVDGFRFDLGTILARDLDGFNSQSGFMKACSQDPLLGSVKLIAEPWDVGLGGYQMGGFPPGWAEWNDQFRDTVRDFWRGHASAAELTDYLCGSAKVFHRVGRKPWASVNLIAAHDGFTTNDLVTYNEKHNEANGENNNDGNSDNRSWNCGVEGPTDDPEINTLRSRQIRNLLATLLLSQGTPLLVAGDEFGRTQQGNNNAYCQDNEISWLNWDLRDKGKHLVSFVQRLTALRHKFPILRRGRFYSGTYNEALGVKDLTWINANGQEMGNEQWADDEMRCFGMLMDGRAQRTGIQKPGDDATMLLVINAHHDLVEFTLPESYGGDQWALLIDTNLEENEAQGIHKTGESYSVTARSLLLFALKSKNAQSGEY; translated from the coding sequence ATGCCTTACGAAATTCAAGAAGGTTACTCGACGAAGCGCGGCGCCACTTGGGACGGCAAGGGCGTCAATTTCGCGCTCTTTTCAAGAAACGCAACAAAGGTGGAGTTGTGCCTGTTTTCAGAGGATGGGAAGACAGAGCTGGAGCGCATTGTCCTCCCCGAACACACAAATGAGATCTGGCATGGCTATGTGCAGGACATTGGACCCGCGCAACGATACGGATATCGGGTTTACGGTCCTTACGAACCGGAAAATGGACATCGATTTAATCCTAACAAGTTGCTTCTTGATCCTTATGCCCAAGCTCATATCGGTGAGTTAATTTGGGATCCGGCAATTTTTGGTTACAACATGGAATCCATGGACGACCTCACGTTCGATGAACGTGATTCCGCGCCTTTTGTTCCGAAATGCATCGTGGTCGATCCCAACTTCGACTTCACCGGCGAGCGAGGGCGGAAGTGTATTCATTGGGATGAGACGATCTTCTACGAAGCGCACGTAAAGGGATTTACGAAACTTCGGCAAGACATTCCCGAGCATCTCAGGGGAACGTATGCGGGCCTCGCTCAACAGCCGGTGATCGACTACATCAAATCGCTTGGAGTGACTTCTGTTGAACTTCTTCCCATTCATACTTTCGTAAATGACAGCCAGTTGCTCGAGAAAGGACTGGTCAATTACTGGGGTTACAACAGTATTGGATTTTTCGCACCGGATCCCAGGTATGCTGCAGACCGGCCTAATACTCTAAGAGAATTCAAGGAGATGATCGCCCGCTATCACGAAGCTGGTCTGGAGATCATTCTCGATGTTGTCTATAACCACACCGCCGAAGGCAACGAAAAGGGCCCGACGATCTCCTTCAAAGGCATTGACAATGCGAGTTACTATCGCCTCTTGCCCGATCAGCCCCGGTACTATATCAACGAGACAGGCACAGGAAACACGCTGAACGTGGATCATCCACGCGTTTTGCAACTGGTGATGGACTCCTTGCGATACTGGGTAGAGTCGACCAGTGTGGATGGTTTCCGCTTTGACCTCGGGACGATTCTTGCCAGGGATCTTGACGGCTTCAACAGCCAGAGCGGCTTCATGAAAGCGTGTTCGCAAGATCCACTCTTAGGCTCGGTCAAGCTGATTGCGGAGCCATGGGATGTGGGTCTTGGAGGCTACCAGATGGGGGGATTCCCTCCGGGCTGGGCTGAATGGAACGATCAATTTCGCGATACGGTACGTGACTTTTGGCGCGGCCATGCCTCAGCCGCCGAACTGACAGATTACCTTTGCGGCTCAGCCAAGGTTTTCCACCGGGTAGGGCGCAAGCCATGGGCTTCCGTCAATCTCATCGCCGCGCATGACGGTTTCACCACGAACGACCTTGTGACTTATAACGAAAAGCACAATGAAGCGAATGGTGAGAACAATAACGATGGCAACTCAGACAACCGATCCTGGAACTGTGGTGTAGAAGGTCCCACAGATGACCCGGAGATCAACACCTTGCGATCGCGCCAGATTCGGAATCTGCTGGCCACACTCCTGCTTTCACAGGGCACTCCGTTATTGGTTGCCGGCGACGAGTTCGGACGAACTCAACAGGGCAATAACAACGCTTACTGCCAGGACAATGAGATCTCCTGGTTGAACTGGGACCTGCGGGACAAAGGCAAGCATCTGGTCAGCTTTGTACAGAGACTCACTGCTCTGCGACATAAATTCCCAATTCTGCGCCGAGGCCGATTCTATAGCGGAACCTACAATGAGGCGCTTGGCGTCAAGGACCTGACGTGGATCAATGCGAACGGGCAGGAGATGGGAAACGAGCAATGGGCTGACGATGAGATGAGGTGCTTCGGTATGCTGATGGACGGGCGCGCCCAGCGGACCGGAATTCAGAAGCCCGGCGATGACGCCACCATGCTTCTTGTGATCAATGCGCATCATGACCTGGTTGAATTTACCTTGCCCGAGTCATACGGTGGCGACCAATGGGCTCTCCTCATCGACACAAATCTCGAAGAGAACGAGGCTCAGGGCATACACAAGACAGGCGAGAGCTATTCAGTGACGGCGCGTTCGCTTCTTCTGTTCGCATTGAAATCGAAGAATGCACAAAGCGGTGAATACTAA
- a CDS encoding sodium:solute symporter family protein: protein MTLSIIDWLIMLVYFVFVLGIGFALKRYMRTSNDFFLAGRSIPAWVCGLAFISANLGAQEVIGMGASGAKYGIITSQFYWIGAIPAMVFVGIFMMPFYYGSKARSVPEYLRMRFDEKTRAVNAFSFAVMTIFSSGISMYAMALLIQTLGLFHGIIPDQYVFHVSIFLSAIIVLGYIFLGGLTSAIYNEVLQFFLIVAGFAPLVWIGLRNVGGWEGIKRTLPATMTHSWKGMAHASTNTLGVEWVGLAMGLGFVLSFGYWCTDFLVIQRAMAADSEVSARRVPLIAAIPKMFFPFLVILPGLIAITVTSHMATPSAVVATHTASGHAIPLDEQHPHGIIPQKMDAITGLPVLDTNGNPVYNYDLAIPVMLLHFFPTGILGLGLTALLASFMSGMAGNVTAFNTVWTYDIYQAYINKKGTDAHYLWMGRMATIGGVLLSIGAAYAVTNFNNIMDALQLVFSIVNAPLFATFLLGMFWKRTTGHGAFTGLISGTVAALMHHGLTIPTDAKPGMHGGWIAIVHHYPSDMAQNFWTAIFAFSVNLLVTVVVSLATRPREEAELVGLVYSLTPKPEEGHLSWYQKPATLAIAVLAILVVLNLVFA, encoded by the coding sequence GTGACTCTATCCATTATTGACTGGCTAATCATGCTGGTCTATTTCGTCTTCGTTCTGGGAATCGGGTTTGCGCTGAAGCGCTACATGCGCACCAGCAACGACTTTTTTCTTGCAGGGCGATCCATACCGGCCTGGGTCTGCGGCCTGGCCTTCATCTCGGCAAATCTGGGGGCACAGGAAGTCATCGGCATGGGTGCCTCGGGTGCGAAGTACGGCATCATCACGAGCCAGTTCTATTGGATAGGCGCCATTCCTGCCATGGTATTTGTCGGCATCTTCATGATGCCCTTCTACTACGGTTCGAAGGCGCGATCGGTGCCCGAGTATCTGAGGATGCGTTTCGACGAGAAGACTCGGGCCGTCAACGCGTTCTCCTTCGCGGTCATGACCATCTTCAGCTCCGGCATCTCGATGTATGCGATGGCGCTGCTGATCCAGACGCTGGGTCTCTTTCATGGCATCATCCCGGACCAGTATGTCTTTCACGTCTCAATATTTCTTTCCGCGATCATCGTCCTCGGCTATATCTTCCTGGGCGGCCTTACCAGCGCCATCTATAACGAAGTTCTACAGTTCTTTCTTATCGTGGCGGGCTTCGCTCCCCTGGTGTGGATAGGTCTCCGCAACGTTGGCGGATGGGAGGGCATCAAGCGGACCCTGCCCGCCACCATGACCCACTCGTGGAAGGGCATGGCGCATGCCTCCACGAACACGCTCGGCGTCGAGTGGGTGGGACTGGCCATGGGGCTGGGCTTCGTCCTCAGCTTCGGCTACTGGTGCACTGACTTCCTCGTTATCCAGCGCGCCATGGCGGCCGACTCCGAGGTTTCGGCCCGCCGTGTTCCGCTGATTGCGGCGATCCCGAAGATGTTCTTTCCGTTCCTTGTTATCCTGCCCGGCCTGATCGCCATCACGGTGACCTCGCACATGGCGACTCCTTCAGCCGTCGTTGCTACCCATACCGCCAGCGGTCACGCCATTCCGCTGGACGAGCAGCATCCGCACGGCATCATTCCGCAGAAGATGGACGCTATCACTGGCTTGCCGGTGCTCGACACCAACGGCAATCCCGTCTATAACTACGACCTCGCCATTCCGGTCATGCTGCTGCACTTCTTTCCCACGGGCATCCTCGGTCTCGGTCTCACCGCACTGCTCGCCAGCTTCATGTCCGGCATGGCTGGCAACGTCACTGCATTCAATACGGTCTGGACCTACGACATCTATCAGGCGTACATCAATAAGAAGGGAACAGACGCGCACTATCTCTGGATGGGTCGCATGGCAACCATCGGGGGGGTCCTCTTATCGATTGGGGCGGCCTACGCCGTTACCAACTTCAACAACATCATGGACGCGCTGCAACTGGTGTTCTCCATCGTGAATGCGCCGCTTTTCGCTACGTTTCTTCTCGGGATGTTCTGGAAGCGGACGACCGGGCATGGCGCCTTTACCGGGTTGATTTCGGGCACAGTCGCCGCTTTGATGCATCATGGGCTCACGATTCCCACGGACGCTAAGCCCGGCATGCATGGCGGATGGATCGCCATCGTTCATCACTATCCGAGCGATATGGCGCAGAACTTCTGGACGGCCATCTTTGCCTTCTCCGTCAATCTGCTTGTAACGGTTGTGGTGAGCCTCGCCACTCGCCCGCGTGAAGAGGCGGAACTCGTAGGGCTGGTTTACTCGCTGACTCCCAAGCCCGAGGAAGGGCATCTAAGCTGGTATCAGAAGCCTGCGACGCTCGCTATTGCGGTTCTTGCCATCCTCGTCGTCCTCAACCTCGTCTTCGCCTAA
- a CDS encoding carboxypeptidase-like regulatory domain-containing protein, which translates to MQATRSRFHLGSYVLLLSLVGTGAGAPAQGQNSFPQSASATDSSNPVTVSGRVLNATTGQPVARALVRLNDRAVLTTYDGRFEFSQVTDAGNVQVSKPGFYASTEPGGSSGIFLRTGEPTTALELRLYPEAIFTGTVTAPNGDPLPNILVSAKRSMFNDSGHIWIPVAQMQTDAHGRFRLPVPAGDYKLTSTYASRVNGTDEVVLPVTLPSENSANTSGLLHIRSGEEQHFELHPITSRAYTVTAVFDSDLGRSFPRITARSNNGASLSLPIRTVAGATQTELPNGTYTLNASIFSIDGIEQGETTVTVAGHDVSEVFFHLTPVPKLPVELQIDGAATADDRQPNLMQFGLMLENDQVDTDGINSVYLSMQRGGAMGFTALPGSYRLRARNNGSSTWYIKSVTYGTSDVLQQEVVVAPGTTGGPIRVTVSNQTSSLQGTCKLGGVPAACWVYLIPTTPSATSVFTERSNERGIYNYPHLPPGSYQAVAFEQKHSIDYGDPPALTPFATHVRAVTVNVGDKPSLDLDAVPEAEMAP; encoded by the coding sequence GTGCAAGCAACCCGAAGCAGATTTCATCTTGGATCCTATGTCCTCCTGCTCTCTCTGGTGGGGACGGGAGCCGGCGCTCCGGCCCAGGGGCAGAATAGTTTTCCCCAGTCTGCGTCCGCCACCGACTCGTCTAATCCCGTTACCGTCTCTGGACGCGTGTTGAATGCCACTACCGGTCAGCCGGTTGCGCGCGCGCTCGTACGTTTGAACGATCGGGCGGTGCTGACCACCTATGACGGAAGATTCGAATTTAGCCAGGTGACGGATGCCGGCAACGTCCAGGTCAGCAAGCCGGGCTTTTATGCCAGCACCGAGCCTGGGGGTTCGTCCGGCATTTTTCTGCGTACAGGGGAGCCAACGACTGCGTTGGAATTGCGTCTCTACCCCGAGGCTATCTTTACCGGTACGGTAACGGCGCCGAATGGCGATCCATTGCCGAACATTCTGGTGAGCGCCAAAAGAAGTATGTTCAATGACTCAGGCCACATCTGGATACCGGTTGCGCAGATGCAGACGGATGCTCATGGCCGATTCCGCCTGCCCGTGCCCGCAGGCGATTACAAACTCACGTCAACCTACGCATCTCGGGTGAATGGAACCGACGAGGTTGTCTTACCGGTGACTCTTCCGTCTGAAAACTCCGCAAACACCTCAGGTTTACTCCATATTCGAAGCGGTGAGGAGCAGCATTTTGAGCTGCATCCAATAACCAGCCGCGCCTATACCGTAACCGCCGTCTTCGACTCCGATTTAGGTCGCAGCTTTCCTCGGATCACCGCGCGCTCCAATAACGGCGCCTCCCTCTCGTTGCCGATTCGTACTGTAGCAGGAGCCACCCAGACCGAGCTTCCCAACGGCACCTATACGCTCAACGCCAGCATTTTTTCGATCGACGGGATCGAACAAGGTGAGACCACCGTGACCGTGGCAGGCCACGACGTCTCCGAAGTTTTCTTCCACCTGACGCCCGTGCCAAAGCTGCCGGTGGAGCTTCAGATTGATGGTGCTGCAACGGCTGATGACCGCCAGCCTAATCTGATGCAATTTGGCCTGATGCTCGAAAACGATCAGGTTGATACTGACGGCATCAACTCGGTCTATCTCTCCATGCAGAGAGGAGGCGCGATGGGCTTCACAGCCCTTCCTGGCAGCTATCGGCTTCGTGCGCGCAACAACGGCAGCAGCACCTGGTATATCAAATCCGTCACTTACGGAACGTCGGATGTTCTGCAACAGGAGGTGGTCGTCGCTCCCGGTACAACTGGTGGGCCCATTCGGGTGACGGTGAGCAACCAGACATCAAGCCTTCAAGGCACCTGCAAACTGGGTGGCGTTCCGGCTGCCTGCTGGGTTTATTTGATACCCACGACTCCCAGCGCGACCTCCGTCTTCACGGAACGGAGTAATGAACGGGGCATCTATAACTACCCTCACCTGCCGCCGGGAAGCTATCAAGCCGTCGCGTTTGAGCAGAAACACTCGATCGATTATGGAGACCCTCCCGCGCTTACTCCATTTGCTACCCACGTCCGCGCAGTTACCGTCAACGTTGGAGACAAACCCTCGCTCGATCTGGATGCAGTCCCCGAAGCGGAGATGGCGCCATGA
- a CDS encoding carboxypeptidase regulatory-like domain-containing protein, with amino-acid sequence MKLTSLLRLLVFAFAASGYFAAAQSKTAPAISYRITGTIVSSADGSPIPHGHLTATLVPRGGDGEQQFPAPVGTFDADDHGRFSMALPSAGMWRVVGSAYGYVAQAYDEHQLFSSGIVLTPASPVIDVRFQLSPEAVITGNIIDEAGEPVRNARVSLLAVPSAEPDSTQPAARTRASTSTDDRGSYEFDDLAPGDYRIKVQAQVWYAMAAQQGGSRSDSDQHPLDPSLDVTYPLMWYPGTSDPSTAETLTLHAGDSRQADFQLTPIPSVHLHILPEESADSSGRRMQTYPMIERLSSDGNDFVPVSAHIGPQGTIDVGGLAPGRYEVRMQGAGQTIKPALVEVGEGSAQTLDMSAASLVANVSIHFEGVPAADAGSVHVNFIDPESGRDATRDDAGAYFLSGSLLHQRRTKVLSRTVEVPPGRYEVLLTGKPNLYLTGITAESATATGRFVTVPSGDSALTLHIAEGRSTLTGVAMLQGKPSVGAMVLLIPATLGEPDSLNITRRDQTNTDGSFDLNNVLPGQYILLAIDHGWQVNWKDPSTLRGYMMHGVPVDLTSTRKMTETIEAQAP; translated from the coding sequence ATGAAGCTGACCTCCCTGCTGCGCCTTTTGGTCTTCGCCTTCGCAGCCAGCGGATATTTTGCGGCCGCACAGAGCAAAACAGCGCCTGCGATCTCCTATCGAATTACGGGCACAATCGTCAGCAGCGCCGACGGCTCGCCGATTCCGCATGGTCACCTGACTGCTACCCTCGTTCCCCGGGGAGGCGATGGCGAGCAGCAGTTCCCTGCTCCTGTCGGCACCTTCGATGCCGATGATCATGGCCGATTCTCGATGGCGCTGCCGTCGGCGGGAATGTGGCGGGTCGTTGGCAGCGCTTACGGATACGTGGCACAAGCCTACGATGAGCATCAACTCTTTTCGAGCGGCATTGTGCTGACCCCCGCTTCGCCAGTCATCGACGTTCGTTTTCAGCTTTCGCCGGAGGCGGTGATTACAGGCAACATCATCGACGAGGCAGGCGAGCCTGTCCGCAATGCCCGCGTTTCCCTGTTGGCGGTTCCCTCTGCGGAACCGGATTCGACCCAGCCTGCCGCGCGAACTCGCGCCAGTACATCCACGGATGATCGCGGCTCGTACGAGTTCGACGACCTCGCGCCGGGTGACTATCGCATCAAAGTGCAGGCGCAGGTATGGTACGCGATGGCCGCTCAACAGGGAGGATCGAGATCCGACTCGGATCAGCATCCACTGGATCCCTCGCTGGACGTGACCTATCCCCTTATGTGGTATCCGGGAACCAGCGATCCGTCAACCGCCGAGACACTCACGCTTCATGCTGGAGACAGCCGTCAGGCGGACTTCCAACTGACTCCTATCCCGTCCGTTCACCTTCACATCCTGCCCGAGGAGAGCGCGGATTCAAGTGGCCGCCGGATGCAAACTTATCCAATGATCGAACGGCTGTCTTCTGATGGCAATGACTTCGTTCCCGTCTCCGCACATATAGGTCCCCAAGGCACGATTGATGTCGGCGGACTTGCGCCCGGGCGCTACGAAGTGAGGATGCAAGGCGCGGGGCAGACGATCAAGCCTGCGCTGGTCGAAGTAGGAGAGGGCTCCGCGCAGACGCTGGATATGAGTGCCGCATCATTGGTTGCCAACGTATCGATTCACTTTGAAGGAGTCCCTGCCGCGGATGCCGGCTCCGTGCATGTCAACTTTATCGATCCAGAGAGTGGACGCGATGCCACACGGGATGATGCAGGCGCTTATTTCCTATCCGGCAGCCTGTTGCATCAACGACGAACGAAGGTCCTCAGCCGGACAGTGGAAGTGCCGCCTGGCCGCTATGAAGTGCTACTGACAGGCAAGCCCAACCTCTATCTCACCGGAATTACCGCTGAATCGGCGACAGCCACAGGACGCTTCGTGACCGTGCCCAGCGGCGACTCGGCGCTTACTTTGCATATTGCCGAAGGCCGATCCACGCTGACCGGCGTAGCCATGTTGCAGGGCAAGCCGTCGGTAGGTGCGATGGTTCTTCTCATTCCTGCGACCCTTGGCGAACCGGATAGTCTCAACATCACTCGTCGCGACCAGACGAATACCGACGGCAGCTTCGATCTCAACAACGTGTTGCCCGGCCAGTACATCCTGCTCGCAATCGACCACGGTTGGCAGGTCAACTGGAAAGATCCTTCCACGCTGCGCGGCTATATGATGCATGGCGTTCCCGTGGATCTCACGTCAACGCGCAAGATGACAGAGACCATCGAAGCCCAGGCCCCGTGA
- a CDS encoding helix-turn-helix domain-containing protein, whose product MPEAELFNFSAPSVSSILDIAAIDECFIGEICASAENSLARMVEDYGCAITVVQLAKILQCSRGQIYKLIDDKRLPALKVGTMVRLDPGTVADWIRRKMTMTA is encoded by the coding sequence ATGCCTGAAGCTGAACTGTTTAATTTTTCTGCTCCATCTGTCTCATCCATTCTCGATATCGCAGCAATAGATGAATGTTTTATTGGAGAAATCTGCGCCTCGGCTGAGAACAGCTTGGCCCGGATGGTGGAGGACTACGGCTGCGCGATCACGGTCGTCCAGCTCGCCAAGATCCTGCAATGCTCACGCGGTCAGATTTACAAATTGATTGACGATAAACGATTGCCAGCCCTGAAGGTGGGAACAATGGTGCGCCTAGATCCGGGCACCGTGGCTGACTGGATTAGACGCAAGATGACAATGACCGCCTAG
- a CDS encoding phage terminase small subunit P27 family produces MGRKTKPTALKKLQGNPGRRALNDSEPQFSGTPKCPAWLDKDAKTEWKRVTRALAALKMLTAVDQAALAGYCKSYSTWKQAELLTTKHGIVLSEPILSKTGEVIGQRMKRNPATTIASDSLKSLARYGSLFGFDPSSRARLHISPNETADPFEEFLNAEDDETEDVSSGGIH; encoded by the coding sequence ATGGGCAGAAAAACTAAGCCTACAGCATTAAAGAAGTTACAAGGTAATCCTGGTAGACGTGCTCTGAATGACAGTGAGCCGCAATTCTCAGGCACTCCAAAGTGTCCGGCCTGGTTGGATAAAGACGCTAAGACGGAATGGAAACGAGTTACTAGAGCATTGGCTGCACTAAAGATGCTTACCGCTGTAGATCAGGCCGCACTAGCTGGATATTGTAAGTCCTATTCAACGTGGAAACAGGCTGAGTTACTGACTACTAAGCACGGCATCGTCCTATCTGAACCCATTCTGAGCAAGACGGGTGAGGTGATTGGACAGCGAATGAAGCGCAATCCAGCCACAACGATTGCCTCTGACTCCCTTAAATCACTTGCACGATACGGATCTTTGTTTGGATTCGATCCTTCATCGCGTGCTCGATTGCATATCTCCCCCAATGAAACGGCAGACCCGTTTGAAGAGTTCCTAAATGCTGAAGACGATGAAACAGAAGATGTCTCCAGCGGAGGAATTCATTGA